The Rhodamnia argentea isolate NSW1041297 chromosome 10, ASM2092103v1, whole genome shotgun sequence sequence AACCAAATATTTTGTTGCGGTTGTGGAATTTCCATGGTAATGTCCCGGGGGTCGTCTGAGTTTGGTTACTACTTTTCACTCTGTCTCTTTTTGTCATATATGGAACTAGGACGGACTGCATGTTCATGCTGATGTAAAAGAGTGATTAGGTCATTGCATACGTCTTAAAATGATTGGTGCATGAACTCGGTCGCACGTTTGTGATATTATAAGACTCACAGTTGACCTGATCTTTCTATATACCCCAGTCCGACAAGATATCCATAGCGAACAGCCTTCTTGGTCTTCCAATTGTAGAAAGCCTATAAACCCGAGAGGCTACTGGAAGAATAATTATGGCTCACCTGACATTATTAATAATGATTTAATAATTATTCACATGCTTTAAAGTTATATACATTGGctataaaagataaaattgaaaatgtgcAATTCTTAAGTGCTTTGACAGAAGATTTTTATTAACAACGTTGAAAAGAAATCTGGTCTTCTCTTCACCTACTGAACAGATGTAACGATGTTTTAATGTAACAACGTGAGGTTGTTTATCATCCATCAGAAAAAAAacgtaaaataaaagaaatcagatTTCATTCTCACTTGTTTTTTTGCAACAATCGCTTGAAGGCTTCACTATGCAGAAAAATATGTGTTCATCATTATTGTTTGTAAAAATCATTTGATCAACGTTCCTTTGATGATGAATTTCTGCATAAAGTATTATGTTAATTGTTTATAGCTACGTCTTAGATTTAATTCtctcaaataattaaaaaggcaTTTTGTACAACATATACTTGGCACTGTATGTGAACATTTCTCACTTTTGATTGGTAGGTTGCGTCACGACTCATTATCACGAGGTGTATCCATCATATAGAATTACATTCTCCTAAACAATGAGCATGTCATGATTTCAACGGCTCAAATTtgatccctttttctttcttttctattgttccttcttcttccccgtCCGAACCCAGTTTTGTTGCCGTCGCCTCGACCTACCACCATCGTTGCCGACGACCACCTATGAAGTATCGTCCCGCCTTGGCCAAGCAATCCTTGCATTGCAGTTATCCTTAATAGCAGAGGATCCAACAAGCTGCCTTGATATGACCGGACGCCATTATGTCTGCCGACAGTGAGTCGGACAGCTTAGTATTCTCTTATTATCTTTAAGGCGCGCACTTACCCAACATAGTACAGAATCGACTCTTGGATTCGTTAGCACTGATAGATTCGTGTCATTGGCTATCTCGCATCAATTATTAGTAAGGGCTCTTTGTTTAAGTTagcatttttctctttcctttttcacctTATTTTTAATTCATCTAGTGTTTGGTTGAGACTGTGGATAGATCCTTGATGGTGGAGGTTATAGAAGATGGTGACAAACAGACAGACAAAACATTGCAGATTTTATATCACCAAGTTGTGAAAAGATTGTCCAGCTCCAGCAACGTGATTCTCGTTTCTCTACAGGAGTAGAAGCCGACGCAACCTGAAGATTTTCACTTGTCTTTCTAAATAGAACTTTCTAATGAAATTatttgttgtgacactaaataaaGCACATATCAAGAAGTAGAAACATAGACATTCACCAAGTTACCCAGAGAAAGCAATAATCCTACCCATTTGGCCATTATCTTTCCATAAGCGCGACATTTGCTTAGAAATCTCTCTCGACTCATCGAAATCGCAACTCCAATATATCTCATATTGGAGTTGGCAAATACTTCGAgaacccttgtttctcacaccgggtacgcccacgtgagcttagggaaaccgaagtgttacccaacgacatgtgacccccgCACGCGGGATGCGAGGGTTCGGGGGTAGCGCCCCCGACAtgggtgtcccgctgcccggtcagcgggcgggggttcggggacaacgcctcccgacgggggttccgctGCCCGGTCGGTGGACGGctgccccgctcgccggtgagcgggcgggggttcgagGACGGTGCCCTCGAAACTtttacgggtttgggcttttatttaagctggccccgtatggttggaattaagaggttttaggttttttagcccatttttggggcatatatattttgctcggttttatcattgtattagtcgaattggctgtaaaccgaaaaatatagtgaaatttcTTTGCAGAACGTAGctctaatcttggggtgaacctgggtaatcttgtgcgtcattccaatttttcttgattctctgtgtgatcgctcgattcggttccgataaatcccttcatcTCATGTACATATTTCGTCACTTTCTTTTAATGTTTGTCGCGTTACATTTAATTTACGCATGGTAAGAAAGGAGCATGTGCAATTTATGCCTATAAAACCCTTTCTCAACTCAACTCAACTCACCAAAACAGCAAACCTAATTCCATCTCGCTAGTCATTACCCCGTAACAATGGACTCAGTTGATAATGGAGTGATGAGCGAGAGCGAGATCGTGCATGCCCATGCTCACGTGTGGACCCATGCTTTCTACTCCGTCTACTCCATGTCCCTCAAATGCGCCATCGAACTCGGCATCCCCGACGCCCTCCACCGCCACGGCCATCCCATGACCCTTCCTGAGCTTGCCGCCGCACTGTCGGTCCCTGCCTCCAAGACCGCCTTCCTGCGCCGCCTCATGGCAGCCCTTGCCCAAACCGGCTTCGTCTCTCTACGGGAGTCTGCTGCTAAAAATGACCAGGAGCAGCTAGGGTTGGCGTACTCACTCACTCCCATTTCCCATGCGATCCTGCGAGGCGAGCCTGGTGGCTTATCGCCCATGGTGTCGTTCATGCTCGACCCCATCATACAAGGCCCGTTGCACTGCCTGAGCGAGTGGCTGAAGAGCGAGAGCCCGAGCCCGCGCACGCCCTTCTTGATGCAGCATGGGAAGAGCCTGTGGGAGTACGCGGCTCAGGACGAGCGGCTGAATCGGTCCTTGAACGAAGCGATGGCGAGCGACGGGCCGGTGATCGCGAGGCTGATGGTGGAGAAGCATGGACGGCAGCTGTTCCAAGGGTTGAGGACGGTGGTCGACGTTGGAGGAGGGATCGGGGGGTTGGCGAGGGAGGCGGCACAGGCGTTTCCGCAAGTGGAGTGGAGGGTGCTCGATCTGCCACACGTGGTGGCCGGCTTGGAGGGGACGAGGAACTTGAATTTTGTGAGTGGGGACATGTTTAAGGCTGTTCCTCCTGCGGACGCTGTTTTGCTC is a genomic window containing:
- the LOC115729264 gene encoding trans-resveratrol di-O-methyltransferase-like produces the protein MDSVDNGVMSESEIVHAHAHVWTHAFYSVYSMSLKCAIELGIPDALHRHGHPMTLPELAAALSVPASKTAFLRRLMAALAQTGFVSLRESAAKNDQEQLGLAYSLTPISHAILRGEPGGLSPMVSFMLDPIIQGPLHCLSEWLKSESPSPRTPFLMQHGKSLWEYAAQDERLNRSLNEAMASDGPVIARLMVEKHGRQLFQGLRTVVDVGGGIGGLAREAAQAFPQVEWRVLDLPHVVAGLEGTRNLNFVSGDMFKAVPPADAVLLKWILHDWSDDESVKILKRCKEAVTSNGKKGKVMVIEVVMGDESEEDEASTGIKLCFDMLMMSIVPGQERNEEEWAKLFQKAGFTEYRITPLVGFRSLIEVYP